The Sulfurimonas lithotrophica genome includes a region encoding these proteins:
- a CDS encoding B12-binding domain-containing radical SAM protein, whose amino-acid sequence MKICMIIPPKYGDQYVRREAKDASYSIDPFMPYTQPLHYALIQRELNDIEINIIDAQLDHLSNKEVLDKLDSINPDIVITYLSWTCIPHDRVLAESKYPTIAIILQQRIDQLEACEIYKLKSKYILYKELEAPLIEALKEFQEKGDIETANGVIVNSNGTYKLLAPPKAYHLSDLPKPDFEAFRFSDYIKLREDISPDMRARTAHLSTMKNCPFGCSFCGSSNDGSKVEYQTAEQVVDQLKYLHDTYNINVFILSCNVFTTNKKRARKIAQGIIESGMKIKYSINDRVGNWDKDLADLLAKSGCYEVRCGVEAVDPKVQKVLNKPWDVEKLKEQFKIIHDAGIRVSTCFTTGVPGETKQSLDMNAKFISDIDADGFTTSPLFIMPASPLYYKLKSEKKLLTMDWHKYHELKELVYVNETYDNMEEILSAERYMKRKVYLYNMQRFDRGINYVFKNVAKYLATFDSLKKIVMSIIPKRTIGVLKNKLYYKQR is encoded by the coding sequence ATGAAAATATGTATGATTATACCACCTAAATATGGGGATCAATATGTTAGAAGAGAGGCTAAAGATGCTAGTTATTCTATTGATCCGTTTATGCCATATACTCAACCTCTTCACTATGCACTTATACAAAGAGAATTAAATGATATTGAAATAAATATAATAGACGCACAACTAGATCATTTAAGCAATAAAGAAGTATTAGATAAACTTGATAGTATTAATCCAGATATAGTTATAACATATTTATCTTGGACATGTATCCCCCATGATAGAGTTTTAGCTGAAAGTAAGTATCCTACAATTGCAATTATTTTACAACAAAGAATAGACCAACTAGAAGCTTGTGAAATATATAAACTAAAAAGTAAGTATATATTGTATAAAGAGTTGGAAGCACCACTTATTGAAGCGTTAAAAGAGTTTCAGGAAAAAGGTGATATAGAAACAGCTAATGGTGTAATTGTAAATAGTAATGGTACATATAAATTGTTGGCTCCACCAAAAGCATATCATTTAAGTGATCTTCCTAAACCAGATTTTGAAGCATTTCGATTTTCTGACTATATAAAACTAAGAGAAGATATATCACCTGATATGAGAGCTAGAACAGCACACTTAAGTACTATGAAAAATTGTCCTTTTGGTTGTTCTTTTTGTGGAAGTTCAAATGATGGAAGTAAGGTTGAATATCAAACAGCTGAGCAGGTAGTAGATCAATTAAAATATTTACATGACACTTATAATATAAATGTTTTTATTTTATCTTGTAATGTATTTACGACTAATAAAAAGAGAGCTAGAAAAATAGCCCAAGGTATTATTGAATCTGGAATGAAAATAAAATACAGTATAAATGACCGTGTTGGAAACTGGGATAAAGATTTAGCAGACTTATTGGCAAAATCAGGATGTTATGAAGTAAGATGTGGTGTTGAAGCAGTTGATCCAAAGGTTCAAAAAGTTCTTAATAAACCTTGGGATGTGGAGAAGTTAAAAGAACAATTCAAGATTATTCATGATGCTGGAATTAGGGTTAGTACATGTTTTACAACAGGTGTACCTGGTGAAACAAAACAATCTTTAGATATGAATGCAAAATTTATTAGTGATATAGATGCCGATGGTTTTACAACAAGTCCTCTTTTTATTATGCCTGCTTCACCTTTATATTATAAGTTAAAATCAGAGAAGAAACTTTTAACAATGGACTGGCATAAATACCATGAACTTAAAGAACTTGTATATGTTAATGAAACTTACGACAATATGGAGGAGATACTTTCTGCAGAAAGATATATGAAAAGAAAAGTATATCTATATAATATGCAAAGGTTTGATAGAGGAATTAACTATGTTTTTAAAAATGTAGCTAAATATCTTGCGACATTTGATTCTCTTAAAAAAATTGTTATGTCCATAATCCCAAAACGTACAATAGGAGTTTTAAAAAATAAACTATATTATAAGCAGAGATAG
- a CDS encoding oligosaccharide flippase family protein has translation MNQYIYNFANRLVNSFSSIVFVIILGNTLSQEEVGIYSLVLLASAYAISLLTLKINPSIIQRLNDTKNKNLLNQYFTAGLISTLAFSVLIVSIYYTFSNMIMDGFNLENKNFIYLASFLAFTLTIRGYVDHILMSLLQNKYLFFISSIAFVVNIISYFILANIYSSSIEVAIYSIYIANILYVVMGIFKIFQYYKFLIDKNILLCIKSIMTFSFIVYFVSLADFMNSNIALLIINQHLGKEDVAVYNYAIKIAMLFLIIGASISNVNYPKMTKLFSENKIDEISNLLTVTLKMNFYFILICSIIFLSISNEIIALILPPEYQSMVELLFIILPGIVLFSGFMAIKSLFNALNMPSVGLLIVWGSLILNVIFSLILVPKYGLYGGAVSTIISFLFNPLCIIFLIRIKTDFVIDFSFLYFIFPFYLISVYLVYQFQSEIGIKLVISMVFILFASLITNPIKIYRRYKK, from the coding sequence TTGAATCAGTATATATATAATTTTGCAAATAGATTAGTTAACAGTTTTAGCTCTATTGTATTTGTCATAATTTTAGGTAATACTCTTTCTCAAGAAGAGGTTGGAATATACTCTCTCGTATTATTGGCATCTGCTTATGCAATCTCTCTTTTAACATTGAAAATAAATCCTAGTATCATTCAGAGACTGAATGATACTAAAAACAAAAACTTATTAAACCAATATTTTACTGCAGGATTAATAAGTACACTTGCTTTTTCTGTTTTAATTGTATCTATTTATTATACGTTCTCTAACATGATTATGGATGGTTTTAATTTAGAAAATAAAAATTTTATATATCTTGCTTCATTTCTTGCTTTTACACTAACTATAAGAGGATATGTAGATCATATTTTAATGTCTTTATTACAAAACAAGTATCTTTTTTTTATATCTTCAATAGCTTTTGTAGTTAATATTATCTCTTATTTTATACTAGCCAATATTTACAGTTCCAGTATTGAAGTTGCTATTTATTCTATTTATATAGCAAATATATTATATGTTGTTATGGGAATATTCAAAATATTTCAGTATTACAAATTTTTAATAGATAAAAATATTTTATTATGTATTAAATCTATTATGACATTCTCTTTCATAGTATATTTTGTATCATTAGCAGATTTTATGAATAGCAATATAGCACTTTTAATAATTAATCAGCATTTAGGCAAAGAAGATGTGGCAGTTTATAATTATGCCATTAAGATTGCAATGTTGTTCCTAATAATTGGGGCAAGTATTTCAAATGTTAATTATCCTAAAATGACAAAACTATTCAGTGAAAATAAAATTGATGAAATATCAAACCTTTTAACTGTTACATTGAAAATGAACTTTTATTTTATTTTAATATGTTCAATTATTTTTTTAAGTATATCAAATGAAATAATAGCTTTGATTTTGCCTCCTGAATATCAGAGTATGGTTGAATTGTTGTTTATTATATTGCCTGGAATAGTTCTTTTTTCTGGTTTTATGGCTATTAAGTCGTTGTTTAATGCACTTAATATGCCATCAGTCGGATTACTGATAGTATGGGGCTCATTGATACTAAATGTTATTTTTTCTCTAATACTAGTTCCAAAGTACGGACTATATGGTGGTGCAGTGAGTACAATAATTTCTTTTTTATTCAATCCATTGTGTATTATTTTTCTAATAAGAATCAAGACAGATTTTGTTATTGATTTTAGTTTTTTATATTTTATATTTCCATTCTATTTAATAAGTGTTTATTTAGTTTACCAGTTTCAGAGTGAAATAGGTATAAAGCTCGTTATAAGTATGGTTTTTATATTATTTGCCTCTCTTATAACAAACCCTATAAAAATATATAGAAGGTATAAAAAATAA
- a CDS encoding glycoside hydrolase family 76 protein — protein sequence MDKARIYSLLKSNFNYVTQNGYEGYDPKIFDYMPFSSKTSFKPTFKNKVLRRLEIEIFRRKFPNLLIPYLNLCNINAKTTIPYGLGVFMQCYAQMYRVEKNIEFLNEAKKVASIASDMLIPVKGGLGIPNPSNGKEVKYGDGIFNDSTAFLPGGSEVFFGFYNLYNITNDKSYFQFCQQIADGFINAFTLKHVSEEKWVFDYSNKGDNSHVLNANALGMSCLALMYKETKDEKYKNIVEKLYNYLEPYMHYENIPYAGIEDKKSNKSWFGCDAYHTGFTLRGMYETADILNYDKTHIIKQIKQMIMDFVIDDKIIVYKGIGQKGLHQDIHALSEYIRIFSTFYDFFDESEKNLYKDLVMKNINDFILPDESSYYYTVNRNKKFYLYMPRWSHGPMMNALSLLYDKI from the coding sequence ATGGATAAGGCAAGGATATATAGTTTACTTAAGTCAAATTTTAATTATGTTACTCAAAATGGTTATGAAGGGTATGACCCAAAAATATTTGATTATATGCCATTCTCATCCAAAACATCTTTTAAACCAACATTTAAGAATAAAGTTCTAAGAAGACTTGAAATTGAAATTTTTAGAAGAAAGTTTCCAAATTTATTAATTCCGTACTTAAATTTATGTAACATTAATGCTAAAACAACAATTCCATATGGGTTGGGTGTTTTTATGCAGTGTTATGCTCAAATGTATCGTGTAGAGAAAAACATTGAATTTTTGAATGAAGCAAAAAAAGTTGCTTCTATCGCTTCTGATATGTTAATACCAGTCAAAGGAGGATTAGGTATACCTAATCCTTCAAATGGTAAAGAAGTTAAATACGGTGATGGCATATTTAATGATTCAACTGCATTTTTACCTGGTGGAAGTGAAGTTTTTTTTGGCTTTTATAATTTATATAATATAACGAATGACAAGTCGTATTTCCAATTTTGTCAACAAATTGCAGATGGGTTTATTAATGCATTCACACTTAAACATGTTAGCGAAGAAAAATGGGTGTTTGATTATTCAAATAAGGGTGACAATTCACATGTATTAAATGCTAATGCACTAGGAATGTCATGTTTGGCATTGATGTATAAAGAAACAAAAGATGAAAAATATAAAAACATAGTGGAAAAGTTGTATAATTATTTAGAACCATATATGCATTATGAAAATATTCCTTATGCAGGAATAGAAGATAAGAAAAGTAATAAATCTTGGTTTGGTTGTGATGCATATCACACTGGCTTTACACTGAGAGGAATGTATGAAACTGCTGATATCTTGAACTATGACAAAACTCATATTATAAAACAGATAAAACAAATGATTATGGATTTTGTTATTGATGATAAGATAATAGTTTATAAAGGAATAGGACAAAAAGGTTTACATCAAGATATTCATGCTTTATCTGAATACATACGAATTTTTTCTACATTTTATGATTTTTTTGATGAATCAGAAAAAAATCTGTATAAAGACTTGGTAATGAAAAATATAAATGATTTTATATTACCTGATGAAAGTTCCTACTATTATACTGTTAATAGAAATAAGAAGTTCTATTTATATATGCCAAGATGGAGTCACGGACCGATGATGAATGCACTTAGCTTACTATATGACAAAATTTAA
- a CDS encoding sulfotransferase: MKKYINFILFKILNFISPIIRIWESILIKKYSVLPLKHEPVFIVGAPRTGSTILYQVLTNELDSIYINNLTCKFFRNSFFGMWLSSKFYRYKAHNTFNSKYGDTNGLNSPSECGQFWYRWLPKDIYFLKASDIKDEIRNEIRDEVTAIINYHDKPLIIKNLGMGQRLDLLKDVFPNAKIIYIDRNPILTAQSILKARLKQDYPENKIWSIKPKNYLILESYSLHSQIIGQIYYLQKQILEDLGKFSNTFQLNYSDLNDKIKLISCKKFITSKNRDNYEDSVINNKEKLTLNLNEINILESEIKKYDWTNYDK; this comes from the coding sequence ATGAAAAAATATATTAACTTTATTTTATTTAAAATTTTAAACTTTATCTCTCCAATAATAAGAATATGGGAATCAATATTAATAAAAAAATATAGTGTTTTGCCACTCAAGCATGAACCTGTATTTATAGTTGGTGCACCAAGAACTGGTAGTACAATTTTGTATCAAGTCTTGACGAATGAACTAGATAGTATCTATATTAATAATTTGACTTGTAAATTTTTTAGAAATTCTTTTTTTGGAATGTGGTTAAGTTCTAAGTTCTATAGATATAAAGCCCACAATACTTTTAATTCAAAATATGGAGATACTAATGGTCTAAACTCACCAAGTGAATGTGGACAATTTTGGTACAGATGGCTTCCAAAAGATATTTATTTTTTAAAAGCATCAGATATAAAAGATGAAATAAGAAATGAAATTAGAGATGAAGTTACTGCAATAATAAACTATCATGATAAACCATTAATAATAAAAAATTTAGGTATGGGTCAAAGACTGGACCTATTAAAGGATGTTTTTCCAAATGCAAAAATAATATATATTGATAGGAACCCAATACTTACAGCACAGTCTATTTTAAAGGCAAGATTAAAACAAGACTATCCTGAAAACAAGATATGGAGTATAAAACCAAAAAATTATCTTATATTAGAATCTTATTCTTTACATAGTCAAATAATAGGACAAATATATTATCTACAAAAGCAGATTTTAGAAGATTTAGGTAAGTTTTCTAATACATTTCAGTTAAATTATTCGGATCTAAATGATAAAATAAAATTAATCAGTTGTAAAAAATTTATTACAAGTAAGAATAGAGATAATTATGAAGATTCAGTTATAAACAATAAAGAAAAATTAACATTAAATTTAAATGAAATAAATATATTAGAATCAGAGATAAAAAAATATGATTGGACAAACTATGATAAATAA
- a CDS encoding GNAT family N-acetyltransferase — protein sequence MINKELYKKFCDSEPIPIFSQYWWLDSVCGSDGWDVLLVVKGNDIWASMPYYKTKRGFFDIITMPTLTQNMGIYVKYPQNQKSHKKISWENEMTKKLFDKLPKFDSYLCNFHYNVSNWMELYWNNFNCTTHYTYVINDLDNLDEVYNNFDKSYRNKIANAKKKVEVKTGMNISDFFDINKMTFERQNIDIPYSLNFLEKHDYALAKNNAREIFYAVDELNNIHSALYLTWDKKSSYVHMVGEDPELRNSAAGLLLIWEAIKYTKEVLGLNIFDFEGSMLKNVEQVRRKFGATQTQYFSISKVNSKTIKFKNFFKDIVK from the coding sequence ATGATAAATAAAGAACTTTATAAAAAATTTTGTGATAGTGAACCAATACCTATATTTAGCCAATATTGGTGGTTAGATAGTGTATGCGGCAGTGATGGTTGGGATGTGCTTTTAGTAGTTAAAGGTAATGATATATGGGCTTCTATGCCTTACTATAAAACTAAGAGAGGTTTTTTTGATATTATAACTATGCCTACACTAACCCAAAATATGGGAATATATGTTAAATATCCTCAAAATCAAAAAAGTCATAAAAAAATATCTTGGGAAAATGAAATGACGAAAAAGTTATTTGATAAGTTACCAAAGTTTGACAGCTATTTATGTAACTTTCATTATAATGTTTCTAATTGGATGGAATTATATTGGAATAATTTTAACTGTACAACACATTACACATATGTAATCAATGACTTAGATAATTTAGATGAAGTTTACAATAATTTTGACAAAAGCTATAGAAATAAGATTGCCAATGCAAAAAAGAAAGTAGAAGTAAAAACAGGGATGAATATATCCGACTTTTTTGATATAAATAAGATGACTTTTGAAAGGCAAAATATTGACATACCATATAGCTTAAATTTTTTAGAAAAACATGATTATGCATTAGCTAAAAATAATGCAAGAGAAATTTTTTATGCAGTTGATGAATTAAATAATATTCATTCTGCACTATATCTTACATGGGATAAAAAATCATCATATGTACATATGGTTGGTGAAGACCCTGAATTAAGGAATAGTGCAGCTGGACTACTGTTGATTTGGGAAGCTATAAAATACACAAAAGAAGTATTGGGTTTAAATATATTTGACTTTGAAGGAAGTATGCTTAAAAACGTAGAACAAGTAAGGAGAAAATTTGGTGCTACACAGACACAATATTTTTCAATAAGTAAGGTAAACTCTAAAACAATAAAATTTAAAAACTTTTTTAAAGATATCGTAAAATGA
- a CDS encoding polysaccharide deacetylase family protein, translating to MIKITIPDDNFAERKYILDIIFNEFLGLSYDLKIDKLCKFWEIEIENGFKLIFEDHFFKKYPKNLEYLKFENIQQKPSFVNNKFINKDNIPVIYGNDKLEVTNKEIISGIDIFASSFFMLSRWEEYVNKTRDEHNRFSAYDSLAYKNDFLERAIVDEYVDMLKNMLLELGLTSEIITSKNELFLTHDVDEIYKWQNWKHVLKVFLGDILKRKNIFLSLERIAEYYLVKRGKIKDPFYTFDWLMDQSEIKGLKSRFYFMSGGNSKFDNRYSINEQKSLGLIENIKKRDHIIGIHPSYNAYNNLEQLKKEIDLLHKATNKQVEEGREHYLRFEVPTTWQIWEDAGLKLDSTCGYADHIGFRCGTGKEFSVFNIITREKLSLKERPLIVMDGSLFSYQKINYADAYEKIKEMSSASSYTVLWHNSYTEHFKFYKKHLSEI from the coding sequence ATGATTAAAATAACAATTCCTGATGATAATTTTGCTGAAAGAAAATATATATTAGATATTATTTTTAATGAGTTCTTGGGATTAAGTTATGACCTCAAAATAGATAAGTTATGCAAATTTTGGGAAATAGAAATCGAGAATGGTTTTAAACTGATTTTTGAAGATCATTTTTTTAAAAAATATCCAAAAAACTTAGAATATTTAAAATTTGAGAATATACAGCAAAAACCAAGTTTTGTAAACAATAAGTTTATTAACAAAGACAATATACCTGTTATATATGGAAATGATAAGTTAGAAGTTACAAATAAGGAAATTATTTCCGGAATTGATATATTTGCATCATCTTTTTTTATGTTAAGCAGATGGGAAGAATATGTTAATAAGACAAGGGATGAACATAACAGATTTTCAGCATATGATAGCCTGGCTTATAAAAATGATTTTTTGGAAAGAGCAATTGTAGATGAGTATGTCGATATGCTAAAAAATATGTTATTAGAACTTGGATTAACAAGCGAAATAATTACATCTAAAAATGAACTTTTCTTAACTCATGATGTAGATGAGATTTATAAATGGCAAAACTGGAAACATGTATTAAAAGTTTTTTTAGGAGATATACTTAAAAGAAAAAATATTTTTCTGTCTTTAGAAAGAATAGCAGAATATTACCTAGTAAAACGTGGAAAAATAAAAGACCCTTTTTACACATTCGATTGGTTAATGGACCAAAGTGAAATTAAAGGATTAAAAAGTAGGTTTTACTTTATGAGTGGTGGAAATTCTAAGTTTGATAATAGGTATTCGATTAATGAGCAGAAATCTTTAGGATTGATAGAGAACATTAAAAAAAGAGACCATATCATTGGAATTCATCCATCTTATAATGCTTATAATAATTTAGAACAATTAAAAAAAGAAATAGATTTATTACATAAAGCCACAAATAAGCAAGTTGAAGAAGGTAGAGAACATTATTTAAGATTTGAAGTCCCTACAACATGGCAAATATGGGAAGATGCCGGTTTGAAACTAGATAGTACTTGCGGATATGCGGACCATATAGGTTTTCGTTGTGGAACTGGAAAGGAATTCAGTGTATTCAATATTATTACAAGAGAAAAACTAAGTCTAAAAGAAAGACCGTTAATTGTTATGGATGGAAGCTTGTTTTCATACCAAAAAATTAACTACGCAGATGCATATGAAAAAATAAAAGAAATGAGCTCTGCTAGTTCTTATACTGTTCTGTGGCATAACTCATATACTGAGCATTTTAAATTTTACAAAAAACATTTGAGTGAAATATGA
- a CDS encoding O-antigen ligase family protein — MIINRSKFDILFSFVFLFSFVYYLFLNISQPDKGSVALTTLVFTFAIGIIFLIYRIISSKKISIKYSGLIIGLWFTYFLLKIIYDLGVNHIHDQMTSTSGGVLLFYLLGVVFATILDTILKYKYRKRNSLLTYLYILLYILIGIFIVSISLKFSEISVVSYSGTLNYIPEYEGLYQRPADFLAISFVILSLLLIIILEDKKKSFVLFNIFIYIFLIILGIYSLQLLNSNKIVPLLLIQLLLMIIVFNRNIFNNLNILLTKRRHVKIKILLFNKTIIKKTLKYFTVSIVLIAMFLILSSLADYDLLKFRVFSIMDSEQGGSLINRFKTYKFFYDQFNYSPIFGTLEIKDIIGGKNTHSFVLEILVNTGVIGFLLIFSYMGSIVIEQINKKYEQKDILVLKKDFFSFIYLWVVFVLACFSVGINWPPIWFMFGLVSPPFKLK, encoded by the coding sequence ATGATAATAAATAGAAGTAAATTTGACATTCTGTTTTCATTTGTCTTTTTATTTTCATTTGTATACTATTTATTTTTAAATATTAGTCAACCTGATAAAGGTTCAGTAGCCCTTACAACTTTAGTATTTACATTTGCAATAGGAATAATATTTTTAATTTATAGAATAATATCTTCTAAAAAAATATCCATTAAGTATAGTGGACTAATAATAGGGTTATGGTTTACGTATTTTTTATTAAAGATTATATATGATTTAGGTGTAAACCATATACATGATCAAATGACTAGTACTAGTGGTGGTGTTTTATTGTTTTATTTGTTGGGTGTAGTATTTGCTACAATATTAGATACAATTTTAAAATATAAATATAGGAAAAGAAATTCACTACTTACATATTTATACATTTTATTATATATATTAATTGGAATTTTTATTGTAAGTATCTCATTAAAATTTTCCGAAATATCTGTTGTTTCCTATAGTGGTACATTAAACTACATTCCTGAATATGAAGGTCTATATCAAAGGCCGGCAGATTTTTTAGCAATATCTTTTGTTATATTATCCTTACTTTTAATAATCATTTTAGAGGATAAAAAAAAATCATTCGTTCTTTTTAATATATTTATATATATTTTTTTAATAATCTTGGGGATATATTCCTTACAGTTACTAAATTCAAACAAAATCGTTCCCTTGTTACTGATTCAATTGTTATTAATGATAATAGTATTTAATAGAAACATTTTTAATAATTTAAATATTTTATTAACAAAGAGAAGACATGTAAAGATAAAAATATTATTATTTAATAAAACAATAATAAAGAAAACTTTAAAATATTTTACTGTCAGTATAGTATTAATTGCTATGTTTTTAATACTAAGTAGCTTGGCTGATTATGATTTGTTAAAATTCAGAGTTTTTTCAATAATGGATTCAGAACAAGGTGGTTCATTAATAAATCGTTTTAAAACCTATAAATTTTTTTATGACCAGTTTAATTATTCACCTATTTTTGGAACTTTGGAGATAAAAGATATTATAGGTGGAAAAAATACACACTCTTTTGTTTTGGAAATACTTGTTAATACAGGAGTTATAGGTTTTTTATTAATCTTTTCTTATATGGGTTCTATAGTAATAGAACAAATTAATAAAAAATATGAACAGAAAGATATTTTAGTGTTAAAAAAAGATTTTTTTAGCTTTATATATTTATGGGTTGTTTTTGTCTTGGCATGTTTCTCTGTTGGTATAAATTGGCCACCAATATGGTTTATGTTTGGATTGGTATCTCCACCTTTTAAGCTCAAATGA
- a CDS encoding glycosyltransferase gives MVLNNLHISMTDFKNESRVLKETNSMLKHGIVNKIFIASLHESGLEEEVVYDEKLILNRFKLSTRKFSKNIFFQAIKYIEFLLRIIFFYKNKNINIINIHSVSLLPIGVLFKYIYGAKLVYDTHELETEVTGSRGIRKKLSKTMERFLIKKSDLMFVVSESISDWYLKEYNIRKPEVVLNVPKLFKQESTNHFRQKFNIDEDSVIVLYQGALMEGRGIELLLESFIFRKDDNIVIVFMGYGPLEEKVKSASSENNNIFFHTAVPPEVVLEYTASADFGISFIENTCLSYYYCLPNKLFEYAMVGLPVIVSKMKEMEDIVKKYNMGIVVDESNAKAINNAIDNILKTNLTQMKENARKCAEENSWEKQEVKMINEYKRILYGK, from the coding sequence GTGGTATTAAACAATTTACATATATCGATGACTGATTTCAAAAATGAAAGTCGTGTTTTAAAAGAAACAAACTCTATGCTTAAACATGGCATCGTAAATAAAATTTTTATAGCTTCACTACATGAAAGTGGACTAGAAGAGGAAGTAGTTTACGATGAAAAATTGATCTTAAATAGATTCAAACTCTCCACTAGAAAATTTAGCAAAAATATTTTTTTTCAGGCAATTAAATATATTGAATTTTTACTAAGAATAATTTTTTTTTATAAGAATAAAAATATTAATATTATAAATATACATTCTGTTTCTTTATTACCTATTGGAGTTTTGTTTAAGTATATTTATGGTGCTAAACTTGTTTATGATACTCATGAGCTTGAAACAGAAGTTACTGGCAGTAGAGGAATAAGAAAAAAACTATCAAAAACTATGGAGAGATTCTTAATCAAGAAATCTGACTTGATGTTTGTTGTTAGTGAAAGTATATCTGACTGGTATTTGAAGGAATATAATATCAGAAAACCTGAAGTCGTACTTAATGTTCCCAAATTGTTTAAACAAGAAAGTACTAACCATTTTAGACAGAAATTTAATATAGATGAAGATTCAGTAATTGTTTTATATCAAGGTGCCTTGATGGAAGGTAGAGGAATTGAGCTTCTTTTAGAGTCTTTTATTTTTAGAAAAGACGATAATATAGTGATAGTATTTATGGGTTATGGACCATTAGAAGAAAAAGTTAAAAGTGCAAGTAGTGAAAATAATAATATATTTTTTCATACGGCTGTCCCTCCAGAAGTAGTTTTAGAGTATACAGCTTCAGCAGATTTTGGAATATCGTTTATTGAGAATACTTGTTTATCTTATTATTATTGCTTACCCAATAAACTCTTTGAATATGCTATGGTCGGTTTACCGGTAATTGTGTCTAAAATGAAAGAAATGGAAGATATAGTCAAGAAATACAATATGGGTATTGTTGTTGATGAAAGTAATGCAAAAGCGATTAATAATGCCATAGATAATATATTAAAAACAAATTTAACTCAGATGAAAGAAAATGCGAGAAAGTGTGCTGAAGAAAACTCTTGGGAGAAGCAGGAAGTTAAAATGATAAATGAATATAAGAGGATATTATATGGAAAGTAA